One region of Kytococcus sedentarius DSM 20547 genomic DNA includes:
- a CDS encoding sodium-dependent transporter, whose product MSQNAGGATAYRPSAPPEAGNGGREAFSARSVFILAAIGSAVGLGNIWRYPMVAYESGGGAFLIPYLVALTTAAIPLLFLDYALGHKYRGASPLAFKRLRRWLEPFGWVQVLMCFVIATYYAVVLAWALRYFFYAFTTEWGSDTGAFFEGELLEVTEIGALGHFVTPTLIALAGLWILCIGIVAVGVDKGIGLANRVFLPLLILVFGALVVRALFLEGAATGLDAFFTPDWNAIKDPDVWVAAYGQVFFSTSVAIGAMLTYASYLKRRTNLTGSGLVVGFSNASFEVLAGIGVFACLGFLAVQQGVGVEDAAAGGPGLTFVVFPALINEMPFGNVFGVLFFGCLVVAGITSLISLMQVVGAAFGEKFGLAPRTGTLVTGAVMAAVSVFFYARSTALHVLDVTDNWVNNVVLVTAAGLAALAVAFAARALPELARHLNAVSSFKVGRLWMLCVAVITPAVLALATWQSVSTLVSDGYPSGTDDAGNPVYYPSEFVNIFGWGMTAALVVLALLLSVIPWIKEHERARAHELDEHGNDLNDPAGHRSPEYVEGGRA is encoded by the coding sequence ATGTCTCAGAATGCTGGCGGCGCCACCGCGTACCGCCCCTCCGCGCCCCCCGAGGCGGGCAACGGTGGCCGCGAGGCCTTCTCAGCCCGCAGCGTCTTCATCCTCGCCGCCATCGGCTCGGCGGTGGGCTTGGGCAACATCTGGCGCTACCCCATGGTCGCCTACGAGAGCGGTGGCGGCGCCTTCCTGATTCCCTACCTGGTCGCGCTGACCACCGCAGCCATCCCGCTGCTCTTCCTGGACTACGCACTGGGGCACAAGTACCGCGGGGCCTCCCCGCTGGCCTTCAAGCGACTGCGCCGCTGGCTGGAGCCCTTCGGCTGGGTGCAGGTGCTCATGTGCTTCGTCATCGCCACCTACTACGCCGTGGTCCTGGCGTGGGCGCTGCGCTACTTCTTCTACGCGTTCACCACTGAGTGGGGCTCCGACACCGGCGCCTTCTTCGAGGGCGAGCTGCTGGAGGTCACCGAGATCGGCGCGCTGGGCCACTTCGTGACTCCCACGCTGATCGCCCTGGCCGGGCTGTGGATCCTCTGCATCGGCATCGTGGCGGTCGGTGTGGACAAGGGCATTGGCCTGGCCAACCGCGTCTTCCTGCCGCTGCTGATCCTCGTGTTCGGCGCGCTGGTGGTGCGGGCGCTGTTCCTGGAGGGTGCGGCCACCGGCCTGGACGCCTTCTTCACCCCGGACTGGAACGCCATCAAGGACCCGGACGTCTGGGTGGCGGCCTACGGCCAGGTGTTCTTCAGCACCTCGGTGGCCATCGGCGCCATGCTCACCTACGCGTCGTACCTCAAGCGCAGGACCAACCTCACCGGCTCCGGCCTGGTGGTCGGCTTCTCCAACGCCAGCTTCGAGGTGCTCGCGGGCATCGGCGTGTTCGCCTGCCTGGGCTTCCTCGCCGTGCAGCAGGGGGTCGGCGTGGAGGACGCCGCGGCCGGTGGGCCGGGCCTGACCTTCGTGGTCTTTCCCGCCCTGATCAACGAGATGCCCTTCGGCAACGTCTTCGGTGTGCTCTTCTTCGGCTGCCTCGTGGTCGCGGGCATCACCTCGCTGATCAGCCTGATGCAGGTGGTCGGTGCGGCCTTTGGCGAGAAGTTCGGCCTGGCCCCGCGCACCGGCACGCTGGTGACCGGTGCGGTCATGGCTGCCGTGTCGGTGTTCTTCTACGCCCGGAGCACGGCCCTGCACGTGCTGGACGTCACGGACAACTGGGTGAACAACGTGGTCCTGGTGACCGCTGCCGGGCTGGCGGCGCTCGCCGTGGCCTTCGCCGCCCGGGCCCTGCCGGAGCTGGCCCGCCACCTCAACGCGGTGAGCTCCTTCAAGGTCGGCCGCCTCTGGATGCTGTGCGTCGCCGTGATCACCCCGGCCGTGCTCGCCCTGGCCACCTGGCAGAGCGTGAGCACCCTCGTCAGCGACGGGTACCCGTCCGGCACCGACGACGCCGGCAACCCGGTCTACTACCCCTCCGAGTTCGTCAACATCTTCGGCTGGGGCATGACCGCCGCGCTGGTGGTGCTCGCCCTGCTGCTCTCCGTCATCCCCTGGATCAAGGAGCACGAGCGGGCCCGCGCCCACGAGCTCGACGAGCACGGCAACGACCTGAACGACCCCGCGGGGCACCGTTCGCCCGAGTACGTGGAAGGAGGCCGGGCATGA
- a CDS encoding ABC transporter ATP-binding protein, giving the protein MKLELQGITKAFGPVVANRDINLVVERGEIHALLGENGAGKSTLMNVLYGLHQPDEGSILLDGQTVRFSGPGDAAAAGIGMVHQHFMLVPVFTVAESIALGHEGSGVMLDLGTARRRVRELSERFGFDIDPDAVIEDLPVGAQQRVEIIKALSRDAKILILDEPTAVLTPQETDELIGIMRELAASGTSIVFITHKLREVRAIADRITVIRRGEVVGEADPASTEGELAALMVGRSVSMQVAKEPATPGEVVLDVQKLRVVADNGTVMVDDIDLQVRSGEILGVAGVQGNGQTELTEVLLGTQEADGGSVTLAGRDLLRESVHKRLTSGMGFIPEDRSTDGVVATFTIAENLVLDRYSSPEVGNGISLSPRKMTENAERRVEEYDIRIGSVHDPISTLSGGNAQKVVVAREMGRDLTLLVASQPTRGVDVGSIEFIHQQIVAERDAGTPVVIVSTELDEVLALSDRIAVMYRGRIVDIVPGGTHRDVLGLMMAGVPAEEARASAATHETALSAADQSDTDTDTGATRLPSEEDR; this is encoded by the coding sequence ATGAAGCTGGAACTCCAGGGCATCACCAAGGCCTTCGGGCCGGTGGTGGCCAACCGCGACATCAACCTCGTGGTGGAGCGTGGTGAGATCCACGCCCTGCTGGGTGAGAACGGTGCCGGCAAGAGCACGCTCATGAACGTGCTCTACGGCCTGCACCAGCCCGACGAGGGGAGCATCCTGCTCGACGGGCAGACCGTCCGCTTCTCCGGACCCGGCGACGCGGCGGCGGCCGGCATCGGCATGGTGCACCAGCACTTCATGCTCGTGCCGGTCTTCACCGTGGCCGAGTCCATCGCCCTGGGCCACGAGGGCTCCGGTGTGATGCTGGACCTGGGTACCGCCCGTCGCCGGGTCCGGGAGCTGTCGGAGCGCTTCGGCTTCGACATCGACCCGGACGCGGTGATCGAGGACCTTCCCGTCGGCGCGCAGCAGCGCGTCGAGATCATCAAGGCCCTGAGCCGCGACGCGAAGATCCTCATCCTCGATGAGCCCACCGCCGTGCTCACCCCGCAGGAGACCGACGAGCTGATCGGCATCATGCGGGAGCTGGCGGCCTCGGGCACGTCGATCGTGTTCATCACGCACAAGCTCCGGGAGGTCCGCGCCATCGCCGACCGCATCACCGTGATCCGTCGCGGTGAGGTGGTCGGCGAGGCCGACCCCGCGAGCACCGAGGGCGAGCTGGCCGCCCTGATGGTGGGCCGCTCGGTCTCGATGCAGGTGGCCAAGGAGCCGGCCACCCCCGGGGAGGTCGTGCTGGACGTGCAGAAGCTGCGCGTGGTGGCCGACAACGGCACGGTCATGGTCGACGACATCGACCTGCAGGTGCGCTCCGGGGAGATCCTGGGCGTCGCCGGCGTGCAGGGCAACGGCCAGACCGAGCTCACCGAGGTGCTCCTGGGCACCCAGGAGGCCGATGGGGGGAGCGTCACCCTGGCGGGGCGCGACCTGCTGCGCGAGTCCGTGCACAAGCGCCTCACCAGCGGGATGGGCTTCATCCCGGAGGACCGTTCCACCGACGGCGTGGTCGCGACCTTCACCATCGCCGAGAACCTCGTGCTGGACCGGTACTCCTCCCCGGAGGTCGGCAACGGCATCAGCCTCTCGCCGCGCAAGATGACCGAGAACGCCGAGCGGCGCGTCGAGGAGTACGACATCCGCATCGGCTCGGTGCACGACCCCATCAGCACCCTGTCCGGTGGTAACGCGCAGAAGGTGGTCGTGGCCCGGGAGATGGGGCGCGATCTGACCCTGCTCGTGGCCAGCCAACCCACGCGTGGTGTGGACGTCGGCTCCATCGAGTTCATCCACCAGCAGATCGTGGCCGAGCGGGACGCCGGCACCCCGGTGGTGATCGTGTCCACCGAGCTCGACGAGGTGCTGGCCCTGTCGGACCGGATCGCGGTGATGTACCGCGGCCGGATCGTCGACATCGTGCCCGGTGGAACCCACCGCGACGTGCTCGGCCTGATGATGGCCGGGGTGCCGGCCGAGGAGGCCCGCGCCAGCGCCGCCACCCACGAGACCGCCCTGAGCGCCGCCGACCAATCCGACACCGACACCGACACCGGCGCCACCCGCCTGCCGTCCGAGGAGGACCGATGA
- a CDS encoding BMP family lipoprotein — protein MPVAGPVGAGAAQAVEGKDGAKLIWVDTDGYESTEYGDIIVSSVVKKMDEAVFNAVQQGASGSFDNTPYVGTVENEGVGLAPFHDFEGEISDELKSELDDLRGQIASGDLTVESENTPK, from the coding sequence ATGCCGGTCGCCGGTCCGGTCGGTGCCGGTGCCGCCCAGGCCGTCGAGGGCAAGGACGGTGCGAAGCTGATCTGGGTGGACACCGACGGCTACGAGTCCACCGAGTACGGCGACATCATCGTGTCCTCGGTCGTCAAGAAGATGGACGAGGCCGTGTTCAACGCGGTGCAGCAGGGCGCCTCCGGCTCCTTCGACAACACCCCCTACGTGGGCACCGTCGAGAACGAGGGCGTGGGCCTGGCCCCGTTCCACGACTTCGAGGGCGAGATCTCCGACGAGCTCAAGTCCGAGCTGGACGACCTGCGCGGTCAGATCGCCTCCGGCGACCTGACGGTCGAGTCCGAGAACACCCCGAAGTGA
- a CDS encoding ABC transporter permease encodes MTTPGTEPTTTEPSELTGGGASPDAREQASLFHRIVTGNLLISALAVVLALVLGAVLIAIADEEVREAATYFFARPGDLLGALWTAVSEAYVSLFKGAVFNPDGDTFARQIRPLTESLVFSVPLILAGLGVAVAFRAGLFNIGAQGQIILGAIIGSYLGFSFDLPPVVHLVVAALGAALGGALWGFIPGLLKARTGANEVIVTIMLNYTAVYLVAYLLTTPAFQEDGSNQPKSPRLGENSLWPNLLGDDFRLNAAFLVALLATVAVWWLLERSTLGFRLRAVGVNQDAARTAGMNVGTVTIAAMVIAGLLAGLAGSAQVQGTEQFLTAGIAGSLGFDAITVALLGRSRAWGVLWAGLLFGALKAGGFVMQSVTQTPIDIILVLQSVIVLLIAAPPLVRMVFRLPDPDRPRRPRAARPARSAKQEAAA; translated from the coding sequence ATGACGACCCCCGGCACGGAGCCGACGACCACCGAGCCGTCCGAGCTCACCGGTGGGGGAGCCTCCCCCGACGCCCGCGAGCAGGCCAGCCTGTTCCACCGCATCGTCACCGGGAACCTCCTCATCTCGGCCCTGGCCGTGGTGCTGGCGCTCGTGCTGGGTGCGGTGCTCATCGCCATCGCCGACGAGGAGGTGCGCGAGGCCGCGACCTACTTCTTCGCCCGTCCGGGCGACCTGCTCGGCGCGTTGTGGACCGCGGTCTCCGAGGCCTACGTCTCGCTCTTCAAGGGCGCGGTCTTCAACCCCGACGGCGACACCTTCGCCCGGCAGATCCGGCCGCTGACCGAGTCGCTGGTCTTCAGCGTGCCGCTGATCCTGGCGGGTCTCGGTGTGGCCGTGGCCTTCCGCGCCGGCCTGTTCAACATCGGTGCGCAGGGGCAGATCATCCTCGGTGCGATCATCGGCAGCTACCTGGGCTTCAGCTTCGACCTGCCCCCGGTGGTCCACCTGGTCGTGGCCGCCCTGGGTGCCGCCCTCGGTGGCGCGCTGTGGGGGTTCATCCCCGGTCTGCTCAAGGCCCGCACCGGCGCCAACGAGGTGATCGTCACGATCATGCTCAACTACACCGCCGTGTACCTGGTGGCCTACCTGCTCACCACCCCGGCCTTCCAGGAGGACGGCTCCAACCAGCCGAAGTCGCCCCGGCTGGGTGAGAACTCCCTGTGGCCGAACCTGCTCGGTGACGACTTCCGCCTGAACGCCGCCTTCCTGGTCGCCCTGCTGGCGACCGTCGCCGTGTGGTGGCTGCTGGAGCGCTCCACCCTGGGCTTCCGCCTGCGGGCGGTCGGCGTCAACCAGGACGCGGCCCGCACCGCTGGCATGAACGTCGGTACCGTCACCATCGCCGCGATGGTGATCGCCGGTCTGCTGGCCGGCCTGGCCGGCTCGGCGCAGGTGCAGGGCACCGAGCAGTTCCTCACCGCGGGCATCGCGGGCTCCCTCGGGTTCGACGCCATCACCGTGGCGCTCCTGGGCCGGTCGCGTGCCTGGGGCGTCCTCTGGGCGGGCCTGCTGTTCGGCGCGCTCAAGGCCGGCGGGTTCGTCATGCAGTCGGTGACGCAGACCCCCATCGACATCATCCTCGTCCTGCAGTCGGTCATCGTCCTGCTGATCGCGGCGCCGCCGCTGGTGCGGATGGTGTTCCGCCTGCCCGATCCCGACCGTCCGCGGCGCCCCCGTGCCGCGCGTCCCGCCCGTTCGGCGAAGCAGGAGGCCGCAGCATGA
- a CDS encoding ABC transporter permease, giving the protein MSTPMAPATTPAATPGDAERRTGPAAQGMAHTSRKPRWGVAAVYLLGLLLMWGVYVLRSPADAETTFRFTGSDVLFQIPEVTVPSWLTAVLLGVLFAATTAWVVWAKGRPPAWVHVVGGLAFIIATLVWAAAGTGAVVPVTSLLAGALALSVPLIYGAMSGILCERSGVINIAIEGQLLFGAFAAAVVASLAANAWFGLIAAPIAGALVGALLVLFAVVFRVDQIIVGVVLNTLVLGLTGFFFSTLLSQDRATWNARQSLPELPIPFLSEIPVLGPVLFKQTILVYLMYVLLVVLHVMLFRSAWGLRTRAIGEHPKAADTVGVDVNRLRVVNTLIGGAVAGLGGAFFTIGAGLAFGRDMSAGNGFIALAAMILGRWSPKGAVVAALLFGFTKNLGNVLSSIGSPLPTDLLLMLPYLVTIVAVAGLVGKVRAPAAEGKAYVKGRS; this is encoded by the coding sequence ATGAGCACCCCGATGGCCCCCGCCACCACTCCTGCCGCCACGCCGGGTGACGCCGAGCGGCGCACCGGGCCCGCGGCCCAGGGCATGGCCCACACCTCCCGCAAGCCCCGATGGGGGGTCGCTGCGGTCTACCTGCTGGGCCTGCTGCTGATGTGGGGCGTGTACGTCCTGCGCAGCCCGGCCGACGCGGAGACGACCTTCCGGTTCACCGGCTCCGACGTGCTCTTCCAGATCCCCGAGGTGACGGTCCCGTCGTGGCTGACGGCGGTCCTGCTGGGCGTGTTGTTCGCCGCCACCACGGCCTGGGTCGTCTGGGCCAAGGGTCGCCCCCCGGCGTGGGTGCACGTCGTCGGCGGCCTGGCCTTCATCATCGCCACCCTCGTGTGGGCCGCGGCGGGTACCGGGGCCGTGGTCCCGGTGACTTCGCTGCTGGCCGGGGCGCTGGCGCTCTCGGTGCCGCTGATCTACGGCGCCATGAGCGGCATCCTCTGCGAGCGGTCGGGCGTCATCAACATCGCCATCGAGGGCCAGCTGCTGTTCGGCGCCTTCGCCGCGGCGGTGGTGGCCTCGTTGGCGGCCAACGCCTGGTTCGGCCTCATCGCGGCGCCGATCGCCGGAGCCCTGGTGGGCGCCCTGCTGGTGCTCTTCGCCGTGGTCTTCCGCGTCGACCAGATCATCGTCGGCGTGGTGCTCAACACCCTGGTGCTGGGCCTGACCGGCTTCTTCTTCTCCACCCTGCTCAGCCAGGACCGCGCCACGTGGAACGCCCGACAGTCGCTGCCGGAGCTGCCCATCCCGTTCCTGTCGGAGATCCCGGTCCTCGGCCCGGTGCTCTTCAAGCAGACGATCCTGGTGTACCTGATGTACGTCCTGCTGGTCGTGCTGCACGTGATGCTCTTCCGTTCCGCCTGGGGCCTGCGCACCCGCGCCATCGGGGAGCACCCCAAGGCCGCGGACACCGTGGGCGTGGACGTCAACCGCCTGCGCGTGGTCAACACGCTCATCGGCGGCGCCGTCGCCGGCCTCGGTGGCGCCTTCTTCACCATCGGTGCGGGGCTGGCCTTCGGACGCGACATGTCCGCGGGCAACGGCTTCATCGCCCTGGCGGCGATGATCCTGGGCCGGTGGAGCCCCAAGGGTGCCGTGGTGGCCGCGCTGTTGTTCGGGTTCACCAAGAACCTCGGCAACGTGCTGTCCTCCATCGGCTCGCCGCTGCCCACCGACCTGCTGCTGATGCTGCCCTACCTGGTCACGATCGTGGCCGTGGCCGGGCTGGTCGGCAAGGTGCGGGCCCCGGCCGCCGAGGGCAAGGCCTACGTGAAGGGGCGCTCGTGA
- a CDS encoding BMP family ABC transporter substrate-binding protein — MRVSMKVASVLAAGALALSACGEAPEEESGGSNGGETSAQSGGSGEESGESGASGSGESSQAAGGEVDKNYKACMVSDQGGFDDQSFNQTSYAGLERAEKELGVQIATVESSSPADFDPNVDSLINQQNCNLVIGVGFMLEDAIQSAAEQHSDIDFALVDAALADGDEPTTAENVRPLLFNTAEAAFLGGYLAAGTSETGKVATFGGVQIPSVAVFMDGFADGVKHYNEAKDGDVQVLGWDKESQDGAFSGDFENIGQGKTALHR, encoded by the coding sequence ATGCGAGTTTCGATGAAGGTGGCCAGCGTCCTCGCGGCCGGTGCCCTGGCCCTCTCAGCGTGTGGCGAGGCCCCCGAGGAGGAGTCCGGCGGTTCGAACGGCGGCGAGACCTCGGCCCAGTCCGGTGGCTCCGGCGAGGAGTCGGGCGAGTCCGGCGCGTCGGGCTCCGGTGAGTCCAGCCAGGCGGCCGGCGGCGAGGTCGACAAGAACTACAAGGCCTGCATGGTCTCCGACCAGGGCGGCTTCGACGACCAGTCGTTCAACCAGACCTCCTACGCGGGCCTCGAGCGCGCGGAGAAGGAGCTGGGCGTGCAGATCGCGACCGTCGAGTCCAGCAGCCCCGCGGACTTCGACCCCAACGTGGACAGCCTCATCAACCAGCAGAACTGCAACCTGGTGATCGGCGTCGGCTTCATGCTCGAGGACGCCATCCAGTCGGCCGCCGAGCAGCACAGCGACATCGACTTCGCGCTGGTGGACGCCGCCCTGGCCGACGGCGACGAGCCGACCACCGCCGAGAACGTGCGTCCGCTGCTCTTCAACACCGCGGAGGCCGCGTTCCTGGGCGGATACCTGGCGGCCGGCACGAGCGAGACCGGCAAGGTCGCGACCTTCGGTGGCGTCCAGATCCCCTCCGTGGCGGTCTTCATGGACGGCTTCGCCGATGGCGTCAAGCACTACAACGAGGCCAAGGACGGGGACGTCCAGGTGCTCGGCTGGGACAAGGAGTCGCAGGACGGTGCCTTCTCCGGTGACTTCGAGAACATCGGTCAGGGCAAAACGGCTCTTCACAGATGA
- a CDS encoding methionine/alanine import family NSS transporter small subunit yields MSTEAIIMMIAYLTVVWGALGLALRHLMAHPDED; encoded by the coding sequence ATGAGCACCGAGGCCATCATCATGATGATCGCGTACCTCACGGTGGTCTGGGGAGCCCTCGGGCTCGCCCTGCGCCACCTGATGGCCCACCCGGACGAGGACTGA
- a CDS encoding cytidine deaminase — MRGEAPRIEWDALLDAARAAMRRAYAPYSGYPVGAAGLVEDGRVVSGCNVENAGYGVTLCAECGMVSELVNSGGGRLVAVACVQRDGEVVMPCGRCRQLLVEHGGPECLVTAPDGTPRTVAELVPLAFGADDLA; from the coding sequence ATGCGGGGCGAGGCGCCCCGCATCGAGTGGGACGCCCTGCTCGATGCGGCGCGCGCGGCCATGCGCCGCGCCTACGCCCCCTACTCGGGCTACCCGGTCGGCGCGGCCGGCCTGGTGGAGGACGGGCGCGTGGTCTCGGGCTGCAACGTGGAGAACGCCGGCTACGGCGTCACCCTGTGCGCGGAGTGCGGGATGGTCAGTGAGCTGGTGAACTCCGGCGGTGGACGCCTGGTCGCGGTGGCCTGCGTGCAGCGCGACGGCGAGGTCGTCATGCCCTGCGGCCGGTGCCGCCAGCTGCTCGTGGAGCACGGGGGCCCCGAGTGCCTGGTGACGGCGCCGGACGGCACGCCCCGGACCGTGGCGGAGTTGGTGCCGCTGGCCTTCGGGGCCGACGACCTGGCCTGA
- a CDS encoding quinone-dependent dihydroorotate dehydrogenase: protein MTQRGDLPARTGPARTGPSGAGAVRERVLGGGYEHLARPVLFRLGGGDAETAHHTTLQGAAAAARVPGLLHLVAAATGGLAPGQPAGGRVVCAGVAFGHRVGLAAGVDKDGTALLTWQALGLGHVELGTVTPRPQHGNPRPRVHRLRASRAVLNAMGFPNAGVEAAVHRLRVARDEGLTIPVGLSIGKNKDTPLARALEDYAACVRVAAGLPDYLAVNISSPNTPGLRGLADPEPLRALLAGVVAAERERADAAGTPPVPVLCKVAPDMDDAALHAAVGIAQEEGVAGIIATNTTLRRDGLTAEDRAWVGPERPGGVSGAPLTDRAREVVRLVRAGCDLPVVGVGGVMTPQDGVELVRAGADLVQVYTGFIYAGPALVAGIAART, encoded by the coding sequence GTGACCCAGCGGGGCGACCTGCCGGCACGGACCGGCCCGGCACGCACCGGCCCGTCGGGTGCCGGCGCGGTGCGGGAGCGGGTGCTGGGCGGGGGCTACGAGCACCTCGCCCGCCCGGTGCTCTTCCGTCTCGGGGGCGGCGATGCGGAGACCGCCCACCACACGACCCTGCAGGGGGCGGCAGCGGCCGCCCGGGTGCCGGGCCTGCTGCACCTGGTCGCCGCTGCGACCGGGGGACTGGCACCCGGTCAGCCGGCCGGCGGCCGCGTGGTGTGCGCTGGGGTCGCCTTCGGGCACCGGGTGGGGCTGGCCGCCGGCGTGGACAAGGACGGCACGGCCCTGCTGACCTGGCAGGCACTCGGGCTGGGCCACGTGGAGCTCGGCACCGTCACCCCGCGTCCGCAGCACGGCAACCCGCGGCCGCGGGTACACCGGCTGCGTGCCAGCCGAGCGGTCCTGAACGCGATGGGCTTCCCGAACGCCGGCGTCGAGGCAGCGGTCCACCGGCTGCGGGTGGCCCGGGACGAGGGGCTGACCATCCCGGTCGGGCTCTCGATCGGCAAGAACAAGGACACGCCCCTGGCACGTGCGCTCGAGGACTACGCCGCGTGCGTGCGGGTGGCCGCCGGCCTGCCGGACTACCTGGCGGTGAACATCTCCTCGCCCAACACCCCGGGCCTGCGCGGGCTCGCCGACCCCGAGCCGCTGCGCGCCCTGCTCGCCGGCGTGGTGGCCGCCGAGCGGGAGCGGGCAGACGCAGCAGGGACCCCGCCGGTGCCCGTCCTGTGCAAGGTGGCGCCGGACATGGACGACGCGGCCCTGCACGCGGCGGTCGGCATCGCCCAGGAGGAGGGCGTGGCCGGCATCATCGCCACGAACACGACCCTGCGACGCGACGGCCTCACCGCCGAGGACCGCGCGTGGGTGGGCCCCGAGCGCCCCGGTGGGGTCTCGGGGGCGCCGCTCACGGACCGAGCCCGCGAGGTGGTGCGGCTGGTGCGCGCCGGCTGCGACCTGCCGGTCGTCGGGGTGGGCGGGGTCATGACGCCGCAGGACGGCGTGGAGCTGGTGCGCGCCGGCGCGGACCTGGTGCAGGTGTACACCGGCTTCATCTACGCCGGGCCGGCCCTCGTCGCGGGCATCGCCGCACGCACCTGA
- a CDS encoding Na+/H+ antiporter NhaC family protein, whose product MTVLTADAPSAWLDAAPWLSLVPPLIAVGLVVATKRVMPSLGAGIIAAGLILFDGNPLEAARAIGTALLEIVWVVTGDPDERGFNDYNALIILFLFMLGVITAFITMSGGARAFAQWASGHIRTRRGAQGMAALLGVAIFIDDYFNALAVGQISKPVTDARKVSRAKLAYLIDSTAAPVCVLAPFSSWGAGIILLVAPIVAAAGLDHSALGAFLATVPLNYYAWVALVLVGLVVVLGVDAGPMLKEEERALRTGDAIDPSENPAGELTEDLPVKRPGRILGLIAPFLALTLGVVAALFITGYRAAVEAGVQSPSVLEMFENTQVTHSLAWGGLLGLVVAVGVYLAETAADGRFGGKEFGLGWLNGIRSMLPAVLVLVLAWVTAALISTLGTGEYLAGLVESSGLAAVWLPLVLFVVAAAIAFATGTSWGSFGILLPIGGEMLMGVDAPELVIPALGAVLAGAVLGDHCSPISDTTILSATGAGTSLPLHVNTQLPYALTGGVASALGYAVLAVTGNGLVGLVVAVGSVIAIVLGLRATGVARAARA is encoded by the coding sequence GTGACCGTCCTGACTGCCGATGCCCCGTCCGCCTGGCTCGATGCCGCCCCTTGGCTGAGTCTCGTGCCGCCCCTCATCGCGGTGGGGCTGGTCGTGGCCACCAAGCGGGTGATGCCCTCGCTGGGGGCCGGCATCATCGCCGCGGGCCTGATCCTGTTCGACGGCAACCCGCTGGAGGCGGCCCGCGCCATCGGCACGGCGCTGCTGGAGATCGTGTGGGTGGTGACCGGCGACCCGGACGAGCGCGGCTTCAACGACTACAACGCGCTGATCATCCTGTTCCTGTTCATGCTCGGGGTCATCACGGCGTTCATCACCATGAGCGGCGGTGCCCGCGCCTTCGCCCAGTGGGCCTCGGGGCACATCCGGACCCGGCGCGGCGCCCAGGGGATGGCCGCCCTGCTGGGCGTGGCGATCTTCATCGACGACTACTTCAACGCGCTCGCGGTGGGCCAGATCTCCAAACCGGTCACCGACGCGCGGAAGGTCTCGCGCGCCAAGCTGGCCTACCTCATCGACTCCACCGCCGCGCCGGTCTGCGTGCTCGCGCCCTTCTCCAGCTGGGGCGCCGGCATCATCCTGCTGGTGGCACCGATCGTGGCGGCAGCGGGTCTGGACCACTCCGCGCTCGGCGCCTTCCTGGCCACCGTGCCCCTGAACTACTACGCGTGGGTGGCGCTGGTCCTGGTGGGGCTGGTGGTCGTGCTCGGCGTGGACGCCGGGCCCATGCTCAAGGAGGAGGAGCGCGCGCTGCGCACCGGCGACGCCATCGACCCCTCCGAGAACCCGGCCGGGGAGCTCACCGAGGACCTGCCGGTGAAGCGGCCCGGGCGCATCCTGGGGCTCATCGCTCCCTTCCTCGCGCTCACCCTGGGCGTCGTGGCCGCCCTGTTCATCACCGGCTACCGCGCAGCGGTCGAGGCCGGGGTGCAGTCGCCCTCGGTGCTGGAGATGTTCGAGAACACGCAGGTCACCCACTCGCTGGCCTGGGGTGGACTGCTGGGCCTGGTGGTCGCGGTGGGCGTCTACCTGGCGGAGACCGCGGCCGACGGGCGCTTCGGGGGCAAGGAGTTCGGCCTGGGCTGGCTCAACGGCATCCGCTCGATGCTGCCGGCCGTCCTGGTGCTCGTGCTCGCGTGGGTGACCGCGGCCCTCATCAGCACGCTGGGCACCGGGGAGTACCTGGCGGGCCTGGTCGAGTCTTCTGGTCTGGCGGCTGTCTGGCTGCCGTTGGTGCTCTTCGTCGTGGCCGCCGCGATCGCCTTCGCGACCGGCACCTCCTGGGGGAGCTTCGGCATCCTGCTGCCGATCGGCGGCGAGATGCTGATGGGGGTCGACGCCCCGGAGCTGGTCATCCCCGCACTGGGTGCGGTGCTGGCCGGCGCGGTGCTGGGGGACCACTGCTCGCCGATCTCGGACACCACCATCCTCTCGGCCACCGGTGCCGGCACCTCCCTGCCGCTCCACGTCAACACCCAGCTGCCCTATGCCCTGACCGGCGGCGTGGCCTCGGCCCTCGGGTACGCGGTGCTCGCCGTCACGGGAAACGGGCTGGTCGGGCTGGTCGTGGCGGTGGGGTCCGTGATCGCAATCGTGTTGGGGCTGAGGGCCACTGGCGTGGCCCGCGCGGCTCGCGCGTGA